The following coding sequences lie in one Mus musculus strain C57BL/6J chromosome 11, GRCm38.p6 C57BL/6J genomic window:
- the Srebf1 gene encoding sterol regulatory element-binding protein 1 isoform b (isoform b is encoded by transcript variant 2), with the protein MDELAFGEAALEQTLAEMCELDTAVLNDIEDMLQLINNQDSDFPGLFDAPYAGGETGDTGPSSPGANSPESFSSASLASSLEAFLGGPKVTPAPLSPPPSAPAALKMYPSVSPFSPGPGIKEEPVPLTILQPAAPQPSPGTLLPPSFPAPPVQLSPAPVLGYSSLPSGFSGTLPGNTQQPPSSLPLAPAPGVLPTPALHTQVQSLASQQPLPASAAPRTNTVTSQVQQVPVVLQPHFIKADSLLLTAVKTDAGATVKTAGISTLAPGTAVQTLVSGGTILATVPLVVDTDKLPIHRLAAGSKALGSAQSRGEKRTAHNAIEKRYRSSINDKIVELKDLVVGTEAKLNKSAVLRKAIDYIRFLQHSNQKLKQENLTLRSAHKSKSLKDLVSACGSGGGTDVSMEGMKPEVVETLTPPPSDAGSPSQSSPLSFGSRASSSGGSDSEPDSPAFEDSQVKAQRLPSHSRGMLDRSRLALCVLAFLCLTCNPLASLFGWGILTPSDATGTHRSSGRSMLEAESRDGSNWTQWLLPPLVWLANGLLVLACLALLFVYGEPVTRPHSGPAVHFWRHRKQADLDLARGDFPQAAQQLWLALQALGRPLPTSNLDLACSLLWNLIRHLLQRLWVGRWLAGQAGGLLRDRGLRKDARASARDAAVVYHKLHQLHAMGKYTGGHLAASNLALSALNLAECAGDAISMATLAEIYVAAALRVKTSLPRALHFLTRFFLSSARQACLAQSGSVPLAMQWLCHPVGHRFFVDGDWAVHGAPPESLYSVAGNPVDPLAQVTRLFREHLLERALNCIAQPSPGAADGDREFSDALGYLQLLNSCSDAAGAPACSFSVSSSMAATTGPDPVAKWWASLTAVVIHWLRRDEEAAERLYPLVEHIPQVLQDTERPLPRAALYSFKAARALLDHRKVESSPASLAICEKASGYLRDSLASTPTGSSIDKAMQLLLCDLLLVARTSLWQRQQSPASVQVAHGTSNGPQASALELRGFQHDLSSLRRLAQSFRPAMRRVFLHEATARLMAGASPARTHQLLDRSLRRRAGSSGKGGTTAELEPRPTWREHTEALLLASCYLPPAFLSAPGQRMSMLAEAARTVEKLGDHRLLLDCQQMLLRLGGGTTVTSS; encoded by the exons ATGGACGAGCTGGCCTTCGGTGAGGCGGCTCTGGAACAGACACTGGCCGAGATGTGCGAACTGGACACAGCGGTTTTGAACGACATCGAAG ACATGCTCCAGCTCATCAACAACCAAGACAGTGACTTCCCGGGCCTGTTTGACGCCCCCTATGCTGGGGGTGAGACAGGGGACACAGGCCCCAGCAGCCCAGGTGCCAACTCTCCTGAGAgcttctcttctgcttctctggCCTCCTCTCTGGAAGCCTTCCTGGGAGGACCCAAGGTGACACCTGCACCCTTGTCCCCTCCACCATCGGCACCCGCTGCTTTAAAGATGTACCCGTCCGTGTCCCCCTTTTCCCCTGGGCCTGGGATCAAAGAGGAGCCAGTGCCACTCACCATCCTACAGCCTGCAGCGCCACAGCCGTCACCGGGGACCCTCCTGCCTCCGAGCTTCCCCGCACCACCCGTACAGCTCAGCCCTGCGCCCGTGCTGGGTTACTCGAGCCTGCCTTCAGGCTTCTCAG GGACCCTTCCAGGAAACACTCAGCAGCCACCATCTAGCCTGCCGCTGGCCCCTGCACCAGGAGTCTtgcccacccctgccctgcacaCCCAGGTCCAAAGCTTGGCCTCCCAGCAGCCGCTGCCAGCCTCAGCAGCCCCTAGAACAAACACTGTGACCTCACAGGTCCAGCAGGTCCCA GTTGTACTGCAGCCACACTTCATCAAGGCAGACTCACTGCTGCTGACAGCTGTGAAGACAGATGCAGGAGCCACCGTGAAGACTGCAGGCATCAGCACCCTGGCTCCTGGCACAGCCGTGCAG ACCCTGGTGAGTGGAGGGACCATCTTGGCCACAGTACCTTTGGTTGTGGACACAGACAAACTGCCCATCCACCGACTCGCAGCTGGCAGCAAGGCCCTAGGCTCAGCTCAGAGCCGTGGTGAGAAGCGCACAGCCCACAATGCCATTGAGAAGCGCTACCGGTCTTCTATCAATGACAAGATTGTGGAGCTCAAAGACCTGGTGGTGGGCACTGAAGCAAAG CTGAATAAATCTGCTGTCTTGCGCAAGGCCATCGACTACATCCGCTTCTTGCAGCACAGCAACCAGAAGCTCAAGCAGGAGAACCTGACCCTACGAAGTGCACACAAAAGCA AATCACTGAAGGACCTGGTGTCAGCTTGTGGCAGTGGAGGAGGCACAGATGTGTCTATGGAGGGCATGAAACCCGAAGTGGTGGAGACGCTTACCCCTCCACCCTCAGACGCCGGCTCACCCTCCCAGAGTAGCCCCTTGTCTTTTGGCAGCAGAGCTAGCAGCAGTGGTGGTAGTGACTCTGAGCCCGACAGTCCAGCCTTTGAGGATAGCCAG GTCAAAGCCCAGCGGCTGCCTTCACACAGCCGAGGCATGCTGGACCGCTCCCGCCTGGCCCTGTGTGTACTGGCCTTTCTGTGTCTGACCTGCAATCCTTTGGCCTCGCTTTTCGGCTGGGgcattctcactccctctgatgCTACGGGTACACACCGTAGTTCTGGGCGCAGCATgctggaggcagagagcagag ATGGCTCTAATTGGACCCAGTGGTTGCTGCCACCCCTAGTCTGGCTGGCCAATGGACTACTAGTGTTGGCCTGCTTGGCTCTTCTCTTTGTCTATGGGGAACCTGTGACTAGGCCACACTCTGGCCCGGCTGTACACTTCTGGAGACATCGCAAACAAGCTGACCTGGATTTGGCCCGG GGAGATTTCCCCCAGGCTGCTCAACAGCTGTGGCTGGCCCTGCAAGCGCTGGGCCGGCCCCTGCCCACCTCAAACCTGGATCTGGCCTGCAGTCTGCTTTGGAACCTCATCCGCCACCTGCTCCAGCGTCTCTGGGTGGGCCGCTGGCTGGCAGGCCAGGCCGGGGGCCTGCTGAGGGACCGTGGGCTGAGGAAGGATGCCCGTGCCAGTGCCCGGGATGCGGCTGTTGTCTACCATAAGCTGCACCAGCTGCATGCCATGG GCAAGTACACAGGAGGACATCTTGCTGCTTCTAACCTGGCACTAAGTGCCCTCAACCTGGCTGAGTGCGCAGGAGATGCTATCTCCATGGCAACACTGGCAGAGATCTATGTGGCAGCGGCCCTGAGGGTCAAAACCAGCCTCCCAAGAGCCCTGCACTTCTTGACA CGTTTCTTCCTGAGCAGCGCCCGCCAGGCCTGCCTAGCACAGAGCGGCTCGGTGCCTCTTGCCATGCAGTGGCTCTGCCACCCTGTAGGTCACCGTTTCTTTGTGGACGGGGACTGGGCCGTGCACGGTGCCCCCCCGGAGAGCCTGTACAGCGTGGCTGGGAACCCAG TGGATCCGCTGGCCCAGGTGACCCGGCTATTCCGTGAACATCTCCTAGAGCGAGCGTTGAACTGTATTGCTCAGCCCAGCCCAGGGGCAGCTGACGGAGACAG GGAGTTCTCAGATGCCCTTGGATATCTGCAGTTGCTAAATAGCTGTTCTGATGCTGCCGGGGCTCCTGCTTGCAGTTTCTCTGTCAGCTCCAGCATGGCTGCCACCACTG gCCCAGACCCAGTGGCCAAGTGGTGGGCCTCACTGACAGCTGTGGTGATCCACTGGCTGAGGCGGGATGAAGAGGCAGCTGAGCGCTTGTACCCACTGGTAGAGCATATCCCCCAGGTGCTGCAGGACACTGA GAGACCCCTGCCCAGGGCAGCTCTGTACTCCTTCAAGGCTGCCCGGGCTCTGCTGGACCACAGAAAGGTGGAATCTAGCCCAGCCAGCCTGGCCATCTGTGAGAAGGCCAGTGGGTACCTGCGGGACAGCTTAGCCTCTACACCAACTGGCAGTTCCATTGACAAG GCCATGCAGCTGCTCCTGTGTGATCTACTTCTTGTGGCCCGTACCAGTCTGTGGCAGCGGCAGCAGTCACCAGCTTCAGTCCAGGTAGCTCACGGTACCAGCAATGGACCCCAGGCCTCTGCTCTGGAGCTGCGTGGTTTCCAACATGACCTGAGCAGCCTGCGGCGGTTGGCACAGAGCTTCCGGCCTGCTATGAGGAGG GTATTCCTACATGAGGCCACAGCTCGGCTGATGGCAGGAGCAAGTCCTGCCCGGACACACCAGCTCCTGGATCGCagtctgaggaggagggcaggttCCAGTGGCAAAGGAG GCACTACAGCTGAGCTGGAGCCACGGCCCACATGGCGGGAGCACACCGAGGccctgctgttggcatcctgctATCTGCCCCCTGCCTTCCTGTCGGCTCCTGGGCAGCGAATGAGCATGCTGGCCGAGGCGGCACGCACCGTAGAGAAGCTTGGCGATCACCGGCTACTGCTGGACTGCCAGCAGATGCTCCTGCGCCTGGGCGGCGGAACCACCGTCACTTCCAGCTAG
- the Srebf1 gene encoding sterol regulatory element-binding protein 1 isoform c (isoform c is encoded by transcript variant 3) → MDCTFEDMLQLINNQDSDFPGLFDAPYAGGETGDTGPSSPGANSPESFSSASLASSLEAFLGGPKVTPAPLSPPPSAPAALKMYPSVSPFSPGPGIKEEPVPLTILQPAAPQPSPGTLLPPSFPAPPVQLSPAPVLGYSSLPSGFSGTLPGNTQQPPSSLPLAPAPGVLPTPALHTQVQSLASQQPLPASAAPRTNTVTSQVQQVPVVLQPHFIKADSLLLTAVKTDAGATVKTAGISTLAPGTAVQAGPLQTLVSGGTILATVPLVVDTDKLPIHRLAAGSKALGSAQSRGEKRTAHNAIEKRYRSSINDKIVELKDLVVGTEAKLNKSAVLRKAIDYIRFLQHSNQKLKQENLTLRSAHKSKSLKDLVSACGSGGGTDVSMEGMKPEVVETLTPPPSDAGSPSQSSPLSFGSRASSSGGSDSEPDSPAFEDSQVKAQRLPSHSRGMLDRSRLALCVLAFLCLTCNPLASLFGWGILTPSDATGTHRSSGRSMLEAESRDGSNWTQWLLPPLVWLANGLLVLACLALLFVYGEPVTRPHSGPAVHFWRHRKQADLDLARGDFPQAAQQLWLALQALGRPLPTSNLDLACSLLWNLIRHLLQRLWVGRWLAGQAGGLLRDRGLRKDARASARDAAVVYHKLHQLHAMGKYTGGHLAASNLALSALNLAECAGDAISMATLAEIYVAAALRVKTSLPRALHFLTRFFLSSARQACLAQSGSVPLAMQWLCHPVGHRFFVDGDWAVHGAPPESLYSVAGNPVDPLAQVTRLFREHLLERALNCIAQPSPGAADGDREFSDALGYLQLLNSCSDAAGAPACSFSVSSSMAATTGPDPVAKWWASLTAVVIHWLRRDEEAAERLYPLVEHIPQVLQDTERPLPRAALYSFKAARALLDHRKVESSPASLAICEKASGYLRDSLASTPTGSSIDKAMQLLLCDLLLVARTSLWQRQQSPASVQVAHGTSNGPQASALELRGFQHDLSSLRRLAQSFRPAMRRVFLHEATARLMAGASPARTHQLLDRSLRRRAGSSGKGGTTAELEPRPTWREHTEALLLASCYLPPAFLSAPGQRMSMLAEAARTVEKLGDHRLLLDCQQMLLRLGGGTTVTSS, encoded by the exons ATGGATTGCACATTTGAAG ACATGCTCCAGCTCATCAACAACCAAGACAGTGACTTCCCGGGCCTGTTTGACGCCCCCTATGCTGGGGGTGAGACAGGGGACACAGGCCCCAGCAGCCCAGGTGCCAACTCTCCTGAGAgcttctcttctgcttctctggCCTCCTCTCTGGAAGCCTTCCTGGGAGGACCCAAGGTGACACCTGCACCCTTGTCCCCTCCACCATCGGCACCCGCTGCTTTAAAGATGTACCCGTCCGTGTCCCCCTTTTCCCCTGGGCCTGGGATCAAAGAGGAGCCAGTGCCACTCACCATCCTACAGCCTGCAGCGCCACAGCCGTCACCGGGGACCCTCCTGCCTCCGAGCTTCCCCGCACCACCCGTACAGCTCAGCCCTGCGCCCGTGCTGGGTTACTCGAGCCTGCCTTCAGGCTTCTCAG GGACCCTTCCAGGAAACACTCAGCAGCCACCATCTAGCCTGCCGCTGGCCCCTGCACCAGGAGTCTtgcccacccctgccctgcacaCCCAGGTCCAAAGCTTGGCCTCCCAGCAGCCGCTGCCAGCCTCAGCAGCCCCTAGAACAAACACTGTGACCTCACAGGTCCAGCAGGTCCCA GTTGTACTGCAGCCACACTTCATCAAGGCAGACTCACTGCTGCTGACAGCTGTGAAGACAGATGCAGGAGCCACCGTGAAGACTGCAGGCATCAGCACCCTGGCTCCTGGCACAGCCGTGCAGGCAGGTCCCCTGCAG ACCCTGGTGAGTGGAGGGACCATCTTGGCCACAGTACCTTTGGTTGTGGACACAGACAAACTGCCCATCCACCGACTCGCAGCTGGCAGCAAGGCCCTAGGCTCAGCTCAGAGCCGTGGTGAGAAGCGCACAGCCCACAATGCCATTGAGAAGCGCTACCGGTCTTCTATCAATGACAAGATTGTGGAGCTCAAAGACCTGGTGGTGGGCACTGAAGCAAAG CTGAATAAATCTGCTGTCTTGCGCAAGGCCATCGACTACATCCGCTTCTTGCAGCACAGCAACCAGAAGCTCAAGCAGGAGAACCTGACCCTACGAAGTGCACACAAAAGCA AATCACTGAAGGACCTGGTGTCAGCTTGTGGCAGTGGAGGAGGCACAGATGTGTCTATGGAGGGCATGAAACCCGAAGTGGTGGAGACGCTTACCCCTCCACCCTCAGACGCCGGCTCACCCTCCCAGAGTAGCCCCTTGTCTTTTGGCAGCAGAGCTAGCAGCAGTGGTGGTAGTGACTCTGAGCCCGACAGTCCAGCCTTTGAGGATAGCCAG GTCAAAGCCCAGCGGCTGCCTTCACACAGCCGAGGCATGCTGGACCGCTCCCGCCTGGCCCTGTGTGTACTGGCCTTTCTGTGTCTGACCTGCAATCCTTTGGCCTCGCTTTTCGGCTGGGgcattctcactccctctgatgCTACGGGTACACACCGTAGTTCTGGGCGCAGCATgctggaggcagagagcagag ATGGCTCTAATTGGACCCAGTGGTTGCTGCCACCCCTAGTCTGGCTGGCCAATGGACTACTAGTGTTGGCCTGCTTGGCTCTTCTCTTTGTCTATGGGGAACCTGTGACTAGGCCACACTCTGGCCCGGCTGTACACTTCTGGAGACATCGCAAACAAGCTGACCTGGATTTGGCCCGG GGAGATTTCCCCCAGGCTGCTCAACAGCTGTGGCTGGCCCTGCAAGCGCTGGGCCGGCCCCTGCCCACCTCAAACCTGGATCTGGCCTGCAGTCTGCTTTGGAACCTCATCCGCCACCTGCTCCAGCGTCTCTGGGTGGGCCGCTGGCTGGCAGGCCAGGCCGGGGGCCTGCTGAGGGACCGTGGGCTGAGGAAGGATGCCCGTGCCAGTGCCCGGGATGCGGCTGTTGTCTACCATAAGCTGCACCAGCTGCATGCCATGG GCAAGTACACAGGAGGACATCTTGCTGCTTCTAACCTGGCACTAAGTGCCCTCAACCTGGCTGAGTGCGCAGGAGATGCTATCTCCATGGCAACACTGGCAGAGATCTATGTGGCAGCGGCCCTGAGGGTCAAAACCAGCCTCCCAAGAGCCCTGCACTTCTTGACA CGTTTCTTCCTGAGCAGCGCCCGCCAGGCCTGCCTAGCACAGAGCGGCTCGGTGCCTCTTGCCATGCAGTGGCTCTGCCACCCTGTAGGTCACCGTTTCTTTGTGGACGGGGACTGGGCCGTGCACGGTGCCCCCCCGGAGAGCCTGTACAGCGTGGCTGGGAACCCAG TGGATCCGCTGGCCCAGGTGACCCGGCTATTCCGTGAACATCTCCTAGAGCGAGCGTTGAACTGTATTGCTCAGCCCAGCCCAGGGGCAGCTGACGGAGACAG GGAGTTCTCAGATGCCCTTGGATATCTGCAGTTGCTAAATAGCTGTTCTGATGCTGCCGGGGCTCCTGCTTGCAGTTTCTCTGTCAGCTCCAGCATGGCTGCCACCACTG gCCCAGACCCAGTGGCCAAGTGGTGGGCCTCACTGACAGCTGTGGTGATCCACTGGCTGAGGCGGGATGAAGAGGCAGCTGAGCGCTTGTACCCACTGGTAGAGCATATCCCCCAGGTGCTGCAGGACACTGA GAGACCCCTGCCCAGGGCAGCTCTGTACTCCTTCAAGGCTGCCCGGGCTCTGCTGGACCACAGAAAGGTGGAATCTAGCCCAGCCAGCCTGGCCATCTGTGAGAAGGCCAGTGGGTACCTGCGGGACAGCTTAGCCTCTACACCAACTGGCAGTTCCATTGACAAG GCCATGCAGCTGCTCCTGTGTGATCTACTTCTTGTGGCCCGTACCAGTCTGTGGCAGCGGCAGCAGTCACCAGCTTCAGTCCAGGTAGCTCACGGTACCAGCAATGGACCCCAGGCCTCTGCTCTGGAGCTGCGTGGTTTCCAACATGACCTGAGCAGCCTGCGGCGGTTGGCACAGAGCTTCCGGCCTGCTATGAGGAGG GTATTCCTACATGAGGCCACAGCTCGGCTGATGGCAGGAGCAAGTCCTGCCCGGACACACCAGCTCCTGGATCGCagtctgaggaggagggcaggttCCAGTGGCAAAGGAG GCACTACAGCTGAGCTGGAGCCACGGCCCACATGGCGGGAGCACACCGAGGccctgctgttggcatcctgctATCTGCCCCCTGCCTTCCTGTCGGCTCCTGGGCAGCGAATGAGCATGCTGGCCGAGGCGGCACGCACCGTAGAGAAGCTTGGCGATCACCGGCTACTGCTGGACTGCCAGCAGATGCTCCTGCGCCTGGGCGGCGGAACCACCGTCACTTCCAGCTAG
- the Srebf1 gene encoding sterol regulatory element-binding protein 1 isoform X1 produces MDCTFEDMLQLINNQDSDFPGLFDAPYAGGETGDTGPSSPGANSPESFSSASLASSLEAFLGGPKVTPAPLSPPPSAPAALKMYPSVSPFSPGPGIKEEPVPLTILQPAAPQPSPGTLLPPSFPAPPVQLSPAPVLGYSSLPSGFSGTLPGNTQQPPSSLPLAPAPGVLPTPALHTQVQSLASQQPLPASAAPRTNTVTSQVQQVPVVLQPHFIKADSLLLTAVKTDAGATVKTAGISTLAPGTAVQTLVSGGTILATVPLVVDTDKLPIHRLAAGSKALGSAQSRGEKRTAHNAIEKRYRSSINDKIVELKDLVVGTEAKLNKSAVLRKAIDYIRFLQHSNQKLKQENLTLRSAHKSKSLKDLVSACGSGGGTDVSMEGMKPEVVETLTPPPSDAGSPSQSSPLSFGSRASSSGGSDSEPDSPAFEDSQVKAQRLPSHSRGMLDRSRLALCVLAFLCLTCNPLASLFGWGILTPSDATGTHRSSGRSMLEAESRDGSNWTQWLLPPLVWLANGLLVLACLALLFVYGEPVTRPHSGPAVHFWRHRKQADLDLARGDFPQAAQQLWLALQALGRPLPTSNLDLACSLLWNLIRHLLQRLWVGRWLAGQAGGLLRDRGLRKDARASARDAAVVYHKLHQLHAMGKYTGGHLAASNLALSALNLAECAGDAISMATLAEIYVAAALRVKTSLPRALHFLTRFFLSSARQACLAQSGSVPLAMQWLCHPVGHRFFVDGDWAVHGAPPESLYSVAGNPVDPLAQVTRLFREHLLERALNCIAQPSPGAADGDREFSDALGYLQLLNSCSDAAGAPACSFSVSSSMAATTGPDPVAKWWASLTAVVIHWLRRDEEAAERLYPLVEHIPQVLQDTERPLPRAALYSFKAARALLDHRKVESSPASLAICEKASGYLRDSLASTPTGSSIDKAMQLLLCDLLLVARTSLWQRQQSPASVQVAHGTSNGPQASALELRGFQHDLSSLRRLAQSFRPAMRRVFLHEATARLMAGASPARTHQLLDRSLRRRAGSSGKGGTTAELEPRPTWREHTEALLLASCYLPPAFLSAPGQRMSMLAEAARTVEKLGDHRLLLDCQQMLLRLGGGTTVTSS; encoded by the exons ATGGATTGCACATTTGAAG ACATGCTCCAGCTCATCAACAACCAAGACAGTGACTTCCCGGGCCTGTTTGACGCCCCCTATGCTGGGGGTGAGACAGGGGACACAGGCCCCAGCAGCCCAGGTGCCAACTCTCCTGAGAgcttctcttctgcttctctggCCTCCTCTCTGGAAGCCTTCCTGGGAGGACCCAAGGTGACACCTGCACCCTTGTCCCCTCCACCATCGGCACCCGCTGCTTTAAAGATGTACCCGTCCGTGTCCCCCTTTTCCCCTGGGCCTGGGATCAAAGAGGAGCCAGTGCCACTCACCATCCTACAGCCTGCAGCGCCACAGCCGTCACCGGGGACCCTCCTGCCTCCGAGCTTCCCCGCACCACCCGTACAGCTCAGCCCTGCGCCCGTGCTGGGTTACTCGAGCCTGCCTTCAGGCTTCTCAG GGACCCTTCCAGGAAACACTCAGCAGCCACCATCTAGCCTGCCGCTGGCCCCTGCACCAGGAGTCTtgcccacccctgccctgcacaCCCAGGTCCAAAGCTTGGCCTCCCAGCAGCCGCTGCCAGCCTCAGCAGCCCCTAGAACAAACACTGTGACCTCACAGGTCCAGCAGGTCCCA GTTGTACTGCAGCCACACTTCATCAAGGCAGACTCACTGCTGCTGACAGCTGTGAAGACAGATGCAGGAGCCACCGTGAAGACTGCAGGCATCAGCACCCTGGCTCCTGGCACAGCCGTGCAG ACCCTGGTGAGTGGAGGGACCATCTTGGCCACAGTACCTTTGGTTGTGGACACAGACAAACTGCCCATCCACCGACTCGCAGCTGGCAGCAAGGCCCTAGGCTCAGCTCAGAGCCGTGGTGAGAAGCGCACAGCCCACAATGCCATTGAGAAGCGCTACCGGTCTTCTATCAATGACAAGATTGTGGAGCTCAAAGACCTGGTGGTGGGCACTGAAGCAAAG CTGAATAAATCTGCTGTCTTGCGCAAGGCCATCGACTACATCCGCTTCTTGCAGCACAGCAACCAGAAGCTCAAGCAGGAGAACCTGACCCTACGAAGTGCACACAAAAGCA AATCACTGAAGGACCTGGTGTCAGCTTGTGGCAGTGGAGGAGGCACAGATGTGTCTATGGAGGGCATGAAACCCGAAGTGGTGGAGACGCTTACCCCTCCACCCTCAGACGCCGGCTCACCCTCCCAGAGTAGCCCCTTGTCTTTTGGCAGCAGAGCTAGCAGCAGTGGTGGTAGTGACTCTGAGCCCGACAGTCCAGCCTTTGAGGATAGCCAG GTCAAAGCCCAGCGGCTGCCTTCACACAGCCGAGGCATGCTGGACCGCTCCCGCCTGGCCCTGTGTGTACTGGCCTTTCTGTGTCTGACCTGCAATCCTTTGGCCTCGCTTTTCGGCTGGGgcattctcactccctctgatgCTACGGGTACACACCGTAGTTCTGGGCGCAGCATgctggaggcagagagcagag ATGGCTCTAATTGGACCCAGTGGTTGCTGCCACCCCTAGTCTGGCTGGCCAATGGACTACTAGTGTTGGCCTGCTTGGCTCTTCTCTTTGTCTATGGGGAACCTGTGACTAGGCCACACTCTGGCCCGGCTGTACACTTCTGGAGACATCGCAAACAAGCTGACCTGGATTTGGCCCGG GGAGATTTCCCCCAGGCTGCTCAACAGCTGTGGCTGGCCCTGCAAGCGCTGGGCCGGCCCCTGCCCACCTCAAACCTGGATCTGGCCTGCAGTCTGCTTTGGAACCTCATCCGCCACCTGCTCCAGCGTCTCTGGGTGGGCCGCTGGCTGGCAGGCCAGGCCGGGGGCCTGCTGAGGGACCGTGGGCTGAGGAAGGATGCCCGTGCCAGTGCCCGGGATGCGGCTGTTGTCTACCATAAGCTGCACCAGCTGCATGCCATGG GCAAGTACACAGGAGGACATCTTGCTGCTTCTAACCTGGCACTAAGTGCCCTCAACCTGGCTGAGTGCGCAGGAGATGCTATCTCCATGGCAACACTGGCAGAGATCTATGTGGCAGCGGCCCTGAGGGTCAAAACCAGCCTCCCAAGAGCCCTGCACTTCTTGACA CGTTTCTTCCTGAGCAGCGCCCGCCAGGCCTGCCTAGCACAGAGCGGCTCGGTGCCTCTTGCCATGCAGTGGCTCTGCCACCCTGTAGGTCACCGTTTCTTTGTGGACGGGGACTGGGCCGTGCACGGTGCCCCCCCGGAGAGCCTGTACAGCGTGGCTGGGAACCCAG TGGATCCGCTGGCCCAGGTGACCCGGCTATTCCGTGAACATCTCCTAGAGCGAGCGTTGAACTGTATTGCTCAGCCCAGCCCAGGGGCAGCTGACGGAGACAG GGAGTTCTCAGATGCCCTTGGATATCTGCAGTTGCTAAATAGCTGTTCTGATGCTGCCGGGGCTCCTGCTTGCAGTTTCTCTGTCAGCTCCAGCATGGCTGCCACCACTG gCCCAGACCCAGTGGCCAAGTGGTGGGCCTCACTGACAGCTGTGGTGATCCACTGGCTGAGGCGGGATGAAGAGGCAGCTGAGCGCTTGTACCCACTGGTAGAGCATATCCCCCAGGTGCTGCAGGACACTGA GAGACCCCTGCCCAGGGCAGCTCTGTACTCCTTCAAGGCTGCCCGGGCTCTGCTGGACCACAGAAAGGTGGAATCTAGCCCAGCCAGCCTGGCCATCTGTGAGAAGGCCAGTGGGTACCTGCGGGACAGCTTAGCCTCTACACCAACTGGCAGTTCCATTGACAAG GCCATGCAGCTGCTCCTGTGTGATCTACTTCTTGTGGCCCGTACCAGTCTGTGGCAGCGGCAGCAGTCACCAGCTTCAGTCCAGGTAGCTCACGGTACCAGCAATGGACCCCAGGCCTCTGCTCTGGAGCTGCGTGGTTTCCAACATGACCTGAGCAGCCTGCGGCGGTTGGCACAGAGCTTCCGGCCTGCTATGAGGAGG GTATTCCTACATGAGGCCACAGCTCGGCTGATGGCAGGAGCAAGTCCTGCCCGGACACACCAGCTCCTGGATCGCagtctgaggaggagggcaggttCCAGTGGCAAAGGAG GCACTACAGCTGAGCTGGAGCCACGGCCCACATGGCGGGAGCACACCGAGGccctgctgttggcatcctgctATCTGCCCCCTGCCTTCCTGTCGGCTCCTGGGCAGCGAATGAGCATGCTGGCCGAGGCGGCACGCACCGTAGAGAAGCTTGGCGATCACCGGCTACTGCTGGACTGCCAGCAGATGCTCCTGCGCCTGGGCGGCGGAACCACCGTCACTTCCAGCTAG